A region of the Lachancea thermotolerans CBS 6340 chromosome E complete sequence genome:
TGAGTTGCTTTGATAAAGGAATGGGATGCGAAAAAAGCGATGTAGTTAAAAGTGACCAATCCTATTAATCTCAACTCTTCGCATGAGCgaaagctttaaaaaaaaataaggTTCTAAGCAAACTCAAGTTGAATCTTAGAACACATTCTGGCAAGAGTACTCGTAGAAGGTTTCCTTAGGTTTGTTTTTATTCGTTAAATATTTAATTAAATCTGATCTGTGCTTGGATGATCTCATGCAGACTGTTTTCTAGACATCTTGCCTCAAACTTccggtttttttttgctttacGGTCAAGGAATTCAATTGAATTTTATTCTTTCGTCAATTTTTCGGATTGTTCATATGCCTGGGAATAGTGCCGAACATTCTCCAAGACATTTGAGTTGTATGATGTTGATATGATTTCAAGCGCTTCTGCATAGACAGAATCTACTTTTATTCGAGAACGTTAATTGAGGCTTGTTGTTAGTAAAGTGACTAGATTTCTGTAGCGAATGGCCCTGTTCGTGACCTAACACATGGCAAATAATCTTAAACACAGTGCCTTGTtttttgcaagttttgaaaaaagcttttaagTTCAAAAGTTAGAAGAGGCTGTTTGTGTTTGGAGCTGAAACATCTTATTCAGTGGCCTTCTATTATGTACATTTAAGAATCAACTCCCAAAGAATTTACCAATTATGCAGCTCATTCGTCTCCAACACAGGAGACTTGCGGAACACTATCCTTTTTTATAGTCGAAGCTCAAGgagtttcaaattttcaaatagGAAAGACCAACGTTCTTGGTGCAACCCAGATTTTTTATCACTAGTAAAGCCCCCATCCTTCAGAAACCAATTTACTCTCCGGTATTCACAACACATCTCCCAACAATTTCTCCGTTAtccatctttttgaaaatttgaggTACTTGAGATAGCCCGGCGACCTTGATTGCGGGCCGTATTAAACCTCGAGAGTAGAAATCGAGCGCTTCCCTTGTGTCTGCTCTATTCCCGACACTTGATCCAACTATCTTGATGGACTTCACAACGTGATCGAAAACTTCTGAGACGCATGTTGCACCACTTGGTATACCTACAAGCACAATGACCCCATTTGCTCTACAAAAGCGAACTGAGGTGTTGATAGCGTTCTCTGATGCAGACAAGTTGAGAACTCCATGTGCCCCCCCCCCCCACCTGTGGCACTTACAACTTCTGGAACAAGGTTTTCACTTTTGCTGAAGTCTAGAAAAACATCACCACCAAGGTCGTTAAACAAGtgctctttttcagctccGCTATCAATCCCAACAACAGAATACCCCATTGCTTTTGCATATTGAATAGCCATAGAACCTAAGCCACCGCAAGCCCCTGAAATGGCAACCCAGTTTCCGGCCGTTAGGTTAGCAGTTTTCAGGGCCTTGAAAACAGTTATCCCCGCGCACAATACTGGCGAGACTTCTGCCAAGTTGGTACCAGGTGGTATCCTGGCGGCCTGTACAGCGTCCGCAGTTGCATATTGTTGGAAAGATCCATCGCGTGTAAACCCTGAAATGTCAGCGTATGCGCAATTAGGTTCGTTAGACAGCTCACACTGTTCGCAAGACATACAGCAGCTATTAAGCCATTTGATACCAGCATAGTCGCCTATTTTCCATCCTCGTACGCTGGCTCCCATTGCAACTACGATGCCAGCTCCCTCGTGGCCACCCACTAGTGgtaattttgtttttgttggccAATCACCCTTCCAAGCATGCAAGTCAGAGTGGCACACACCCGAAAACTTGACGTTAATCAGCAGTTCATTGGCTTTCGGCGACTGAACTTCGATGCTCTTGAGCTCGAGCTTTCCTGAATGCTTCTTGAATATGACGGCTCTCTGTGTGAGAGGAATACTAGAGGGCAGCTTCTCAGTCATAATTGGCCTCTTTAAAGGTAATCTAACTGCCTTAGCAAACTTCCCAGGTGTAAAAGAAACAGATCATGATCTAATGACATAGCTCCAATGTAGCTTTATAGTTTTTGGTGTCTCGCTACTCACCGTTCTCCCCTCGTTTCCCGTAAAGTGCTAATACAGTGTTATATCCTTATCTCAAATTACAACATGCTTGATTGTCCTGAGGTTTTGATGTGTCGTGCACAATTCATGAAGACGTTAAACGCTCTCTTGTTTGGCGTTTGTCTTACGCAAAGACGGAATTAATCGCTTTGCCCGAAGCAGCCATTATGTGATTGTGAAAAACGCCAAGAAAAATTGATACTGAAAGAGCAAATTTTAAGCTTGTCGGCTAAACTAGATCCCTAAATACCTTATCTCAGAAGGTCGTGAAATTACAAAGGGAAAGCAGAATTCTGTAGCATCAGGAATTCTCTTATTGCTATGTAGCTTCAAGAGCCAGCAATAGTAGTGTTTCTGACAAAACAAGATGCAAAACATTAAGTGCAATAACAACAAACTGTATAGTTAGGTTTCTTTCACCTTGAAGACATATTTCAATAGTTCTAGAACAAATTAAAGTTACCGCCTTCTTGGGCTTCTCTTGGGCTTTGCAGCGAAACCGAACGTGAAGTAGCATGAAGCAAAATTCTTCCCCGTATTGTCATTTGAATTCCTCGTAGTGTCTATCgagaagatgaagatgcaCAACACATATTATTGAAGAGTCAACTTGGCTCTTTTGATAGGACTATCTACAGTAATTGATATTGTAATCCTCGGAGGAAACGCGCGTACCACTCTCCCAGTTGCGAACATTAGTCAACCTCAACACAGCTCGACCCGCATACGCTTAGCTCAGTTTGAGACTAAATGAATGGTTATACAAATTACTTACAGTATTTGTGATATCTTCCGCACGTGATAAAAAGTCTCAAGTTCAAATTAGATAGATAAAGTTAAGCGCGTTAAAAGTAACATTTTAGGTAGCAAACTGATAGCCCCTAACATATACAGCGCGATTAAGTGTACGAACTCGAACGGCGGGCGGTTTCTGCTTGAGCAACTAGGCACAGTTAGCGCTTGTAATACCCCCAGTACAGCCATAAGTAACTATCGTGCAAGCAGGTCTGTATTACTTTTGAGGACAGCTTCTAAACGCTTGACTTCTTAATCAAGATCCATGACCGGAACATAATCGGTCAAGATAGGAGACTAGACATTTCGGTGATCATGCATCTGTGATTATTTTGTATAATAATGGGAGCATAAGCAGTGAGTGCCGTTCATACTCCAGACGTACTCTTCAAGCGCAGTGCTTTCAATATGACAACAGTTATAGATTACAATGTCATTCCAGGGGACTCACACCTTGTAGACTTTGAcgaaacaagaaaaagtggtGAACGTGAGGGTAAAATCGTTTTAAACCCTACGCCTTCGGACGACCCAGATGATCCGCTTAACTGGACTCCTCGTCGCAAGTGGACCGCTGTTGCGTGCGTGTTGATATACACTCTCGGAGCCTGTATTCCAACCGCAGCGATATACTCAGTGCTCCCCAACATCGAAGCAAACACTAATATCACTTTGAGTGAACTGAACAACGGTACTGGCTATATGTTTCTGTTCCTGGGTCTTGGTTGTCTCATTTTTCAGCCACTGGCGTTACAATTTGGCAAGAGGCCGATTTACCTCTTCTCTATGCTTGCTACGGCTTTGATATGTGTTTGGCCCCCCTATACAAAATCCAACGGCGAATGGGTTGCGTCTAAAATCCTACAGGGCTTTGTTGGATCATCTATGGAATCTCTTCCGGAAATTTCGATGAGTGACTTGTTTTTCGAGCATGAAAGATCTTTTGCTTTATCTCTATACGGCTTAACCCTTCTCTCTGCCTCTTTCTTAGCTCCTTTTGTGGCAGGGTTTATATCTGAAGGCCAGGGATGGGAGTGGGTTATGTGGTGGTGTGCTATTTTCGGGGCAGTTTGCTTCGTCTTACTGTTTTTCTTAATGGAGGAGACCAACTATGACAGAAAGCTTAAGGTTGATGCTGCAACAGGAGAGGTAATCACTTTGGCGTCTCGAAAGCAGCAATTAGGTGCGGTTTTCACTAATATTGATGAAGTTATTGCCAGTAATTCTGAAGGTAATAATGCTGGTGAAAAGAATGAAACCAAGACAAACGATATTGGTGCCTCACTGCAAACTGAAGAATATCCTGAGAACATAAATATCGTAAATCAGGTCAGTAATGTTGAGGTGGTTGATTCAAACTCTTATGCCCCAAACTATGAGGGAACGAAGACCTACTTACAAAAGCTTTCGCTATTCGGTgggagaagaaagaagttCCTTCTGCAGCATTACATCTTCGCACCTTTCCTTATGGCTCGCTTCCCCGTGGTTTTGTGGGCTGGATTCCTTTATGGTAGCTCGCTGGTTTGGTTCAACGTTTTGAATGCAACTGCGGCTCTCATTCTCGGTGGTTCTCCCTATGATTTTTCTTCTAGTACAATTGGAGTAGCCTACCTCTCACCAACAATTTTTAGTGTCATTCTATTCTTCATCTCGGGTCTTTGTTCTGATTGGCTCAAGGTCCGCGTAGCACTTTGGAGAGGTACTGGATTGAGCAAGCCAGAAGATAGACTTTGGATATTAGTCATATACTGTGTTTTGGGGTGTGCTGCTTCCATCCTTTGGGGGGTTGGAGCATATTATGAAATCCATTGGTTTGGCCTCGTTTTCGGGATGGGCCTCTTAGGAGGTTGCGGCATCTTTGGAATAGCGTCCTCGGCTACTTATGTGGTGGATACGTACAAGGAGCTGGACACAGAAGCAATGGTTGTGGTAATCATCATCCGCAATTGCATGTCTTTCGGCGTGAGTTATGGTATAACGGATTGGGTCACCGACCTTGGCTACAAAAAATGTTTTATTAGTGTTGCTTTCCTGTGCTTTGCTGCCAACTTTACCTTCCTTGCTATGGTTTATTTTGGTCCACGACTACGGAATCGGCAGAAGCATATGTATTGGTCGATGGTTGACAAATATCGGAAGCTGGGTATGCATTAATTTGAGCGCAGGCCGCTTTTCATACCGCCGCGATAAGCGCACTTCAAACACTACTTTTCGGCAAAAGACGTATTTTATAAATATCTTCTCTATGACACTAGTGGCTGCACGAAAGTTCATTGTGAGCAGGGTTTAATTGCAAACTTAGACCATGGATACGTTTCGCGGAGTAAGACAAGGTCTATCGCTCTTGCGACTTATTTCAGGCTATTCGTTTCTCAGAACATCATCTCAATTATATGCACCATACTCAATCCCCGCGTACGCCCacttgttttgaagcaagaaAACTAGATACAATTTTCTGTAAAGCTTGTTTGAATTACTCgctcatttttgaagcttaTTCCTTTTGAGGCTTCCTATCTTCTTTATATCAAACTTGATAGGATTCATGAAGATATGTCCGGGATTATTTGACCTTACAAATGAATTAGCCAATTTCGACTTACTCTGTTTAAGCAATAATTCAGATTCGCCTTCTTTGTGTTAAATTAAGGCCTGTCTTGATCTTAGGCTAATTCAAATGGGGTGGCCGTTTTTGCTTAGTTCTAATTGCAAGATATTTTATCTAATGTCAACATGCGGGGTGTGCGCCGGTTCTGAGTGGTGACCTTTGATGGGCGCGGTCCTACATCATTGTTGGAGGTCCGTAGACGGGGCGATTTTTAGCTGTTCTGAGCGCGAGACAGTTTCGAACCATGATTTGGTTGCCTGTTTCAGATAGCTTTGCAACAACGTACCCAGTATGTAGTTTTATAGAGTTTTTTCCTCCCAGTCAGTTTTTTATGCACTTGCCATTTGAATTACTACAGTATGTTAACTTCCGGCGGTTAACGACCCGATCTGCACCAGAAAAAGGGCTTTGCAACTTGGgggcttttgtttcatcCATATTACGCAAGCGCTTTCTGCAGCTTACGCGAAACTATGTTATTAATGGAGAGTTCGTACTCCAGGATGCAAATGTATCTTCCAACAACATTGAAGACAGATATTGTATTTATGTCGTATTTTGAGACAAAGCCTTCGGTGCCTGCCAACGTCCTTCGAGGCCTCGAATAACTAGTTAACAAGTAAAAAAATCACTGGGAATATTACACCGCAGCATGCTGCAAGGGTCCGTGGTACTGGttttattttctttgagcgcCATTGGCTAGAAAATACTTAGGGAGTATAGATGGAACTCGCCGAACTTGTTGTTATCACCAGACGACCGATAACGACAATGTTCGAGAAtgaaattctgaaaaaaaggTATTTGAACGAGCCTTTAAGAAAAGGACTCTTCCGTCCTGATATGTTTTCCAAGACGATCACTGCGTTATCCTAATAAAAATGAAGTGCTTACAAACTGTGCTGGCATCAGCTATTTGTTTAATTAGTAAAGCTGCCGCTGAGGTTTTCATTGTCGACAACGACACTCCTACCGCtttgcaagttttgcttCCTTTGGCGGCTGGCAAGCAGGTGTTGGGTATTACAACAAACCTCGGTGATTACGATACTGATGCTGCAACTTATGAAGCAGCAATGGCGTTGTCGACAGGTAACTTGACATCCTGTGTCCCTGTGTACAAAGGCGCAGAGCAGCCCTTGCTATTAGATTACAATACCTACCACTTGTGGCAAGACCTGTATGGCGACATCGTCTGGCAGGGCGCTTGGGACAAAGACTACGAAAGTCCTGTCCCCGTTAACGCTTCCTACGAGTACAACAAGACTGTTGGCGCCCCTCAGTGGATTATGGATACagtcaaaaactccaaGGATAATGTGACTATTGTTGCAGCTGGCACAATGACAAACTTAGCTCTGGCTCTTGCCCAATGGCCAGCTATGGCAGAGAAAGTCAAATTGGTTATAATGGGCGGGTATGTCGATGGACAGATTGCTCAAACCACTGGTGGAGACTTTGTCAATGACATGTACACTGATTTCAACTTGATGGTCGACCCTGAGGCAGCTCAAACCGCGCTCTCTGCTCCATGGAAGGAACTGGTGATTGTTGGTAACATAAGTTCCGAAATTTTCCCCACTCAGGATCTTTACAATGAACTAATTGCAGTGTCTGGCGGCTTAGCTGAGATAAAGAGCAACAAATCTCTAGGTTACGTGAGCGAAACTGTCGGGAACGGCACTTTGCCCTCGTTCAATCTGCCATACTGGGATGAGGTCGCCTCTGCCATAGCTGCTGATCCTGAAATAGTCACTGGTTCTTACGACGCGTACGTCTCTGTCGAcacttcattttcttctcctttctACGGCAGTTTAAGGATTTATCCAGCAAACTTACGTGCTAAGAAAGGAGTTAGAACTGGCAAAGCAAAAATGATTACCTCGATCGATGAGGGCAAACTTAATGCTATGATTGTCGATGCGCTCGTCAGAGACTGGACCAATTACTGTAAGACTGGCAGTGCTCCAAGTGTGGCAATTATGTGACTGATTCGATTCGTGATAAATCTTGGAACTTATAGAAGAATTGTTTAGAGGCAGGTCATATTCGCCAAAAATCCACGTACTGTGTAAAGGAAGTACTTGATCAAGCTTTCCAGTCATATCCGGGTCTTTCTTGCTTGCCTGTGCCCCTGGATGATCCTTAGTTTCAACATACCGCAGCGCGTCAAAAGTGAGATTGATCGACGATCTCTAGGGATGGTATGAAGCTGTTAGAAGACTAGGAACAAACAGAAGCGTCGCTGAGCTGAAACTCGGAAAGGATCCGCCATGTAAAATGACCATGATAGGGCAACTTCCCCACGACATGTTATAGATTTTCTCCCTCGAAAAACGTGGTTTCATGCCTACTAAACAACCTTTGCAAAAAAATGAACTACAAATATAATTAGCTATCCCCGATAGCGCGTATGTACTTGTGTACTCTCTTGGCC
Encoded here:
- a CDS encoding KLTH0E00132p (weakly similar to uniprot|P53389 Saccharomyces cerevisiae YNR055C HOL1 Putative ion transporter similar to the major facilitator superfamily of transporters; mutations in membrane-spanning domains permit nonselective cation uptake), whose amino-acid sequence is MTTVIDYNVIPGDSHLVDFDETRKSGEREGKIVLNPTPSDDPDDPLNWTPRRKWTAVACVLIYTLGACIPTAAIYSVLPNIEANTNITLSELNNGTGYMFLFLGLGCLIFQPLALQFGKRPIYLFSMLATALICVWPPYTKSNGEWVASKILQGFVGSSMESLPEISMSDLFFEHERSFALSLYGLTLLSASFLAPFVAGFISEGQGWEWVMWWCAIFGAVCFVLLFFLMEETNYDRKLKVDAATGEVITLASRKQQLGAVFTNIDEVIASNSEGNNAGEKNETKTNDIGASLQTEEYPENINIVNQVSNVEVVDSNSYAPNYEGTKTYLQKLSLFGGRRKKFLLQHYIFAPFLMARFPVVLWAGFLYGSSLVWFNVLNATAALILGGSPYDFSSSTIGVAYLSPTIFSVILFFISGLCSDWLKVRVALWRGTGLSKPEDRLWILVIYCVLGCAASILWGVGAYYEIHWFGLVFGMGLLGGCGIFGIASSATYVVDTYKELDTEAMVVVIIIRNCMSFGVSYGITDWVTDLGYKKCFISVAFLCFAANFTFLAMVYFGPRLRNRQKHMYWSMVDKYRKLGMH
- a CDS encoding KLTH0E00154p (conserved hypothetical protein), with translation MKCLQTVLASAICLISKAAAEVFIVDNDTPTALQVLLPLAAGKQVLGITTNLGDYDTDAATYEAAMALSTGNLTSCVPVYKGAEQPLLLDYNTYHLWQDLYGDIVWQGAWDKDYESPVPVNASYEYNKTVGAPQWIMDTVKNSKDNVTIVAAGTMTNLALALAQWPAMAEKVKLVIMGGYVDGQIAQTTGGDFVNDMYTDFNLMVDPEAAQTALSAPWKELVIVGNISSEIFPTQDLYNELIAVSGGLAEIKSNKSLGYVSETVGNGTLPSFNLPYWDEVASAIAADPEIVTGSYDAYVSVDTSFSSPFYGSLRIYPANLRAKKGVRTGKAKMITSIDEGKLNAMIVDALVRDWTNYCKTGSAPSVAIM